The Pongo abelii isolate AG06213 chromosome 19, NHGRI_mPonAbe1-v2.0_pri, whole genome shotgun sequence genome includes the window gataagagtgaaactccgtctcaaaaaaaaaaaaaaaaaaagacaggctaAATGGATGCAGCAGGCTGGGTAGGAGCTCTGGGCTGGGAGCCCTGTGGTGGAGGCTTCAGGGCAGGCTTCCCAGAAGAGGTGGCCTTGAGCCAAGCTGACCCCAGCCATTGGGGGAGTGCCAAGCATTGTACTCAGGGTTTACAAAGatggtcttatttatttatttttttgagacagagtcttgctctgtcgcccaggctggagtgcagtggcgtgatctcggctcactgcaacctccacctcctgggttcaagcagttctctgcctcagcgtcccaagtagctggaattacaggcgcccaccaccacgcccggctaatttttgtatttttagtagagacggggtttcaccgtgttggccaggctggtcttgaactcccgacctcaggtgatccacctgcccccggcctcccaaagtgctgggattacaggcttgagccaccatgcctggccacaaagaTGGTCttatgccgggcgcagtggctctcacctgtaatcccagcactttgggaggccgaggcaggcggatcacctgaggtcgggagttcaagaccagcctgactaacacagagaaaccccgtttctactaagaaatacagaattagccgggcgtggtggtgcatgcctgtaatcccggctattcgggaggctgaagcaggagaatcgcttgaacctgggaggcggaggttacggtgagccgagatcgtgccactgcactccagcctgggcaccgagagtgaaactccatctcaaaaaacaaacaaacaagaaatccCAAAAAGACGGTCTTATTTTGGTCCTCACCATGCATGTGAGAGGAGTGAGGGACTTGTGCCACCGTTTTACAAGGTAAGGCCAAGCCTGGTGGAGTTACGGGAAGTGCCAAGGTCCTTTGGCAAGAGGCAGCCTGGATTCAGACGCAGATCTGATTCACAGCACAGGGCCTTGAAGAAggagaatatttttgttttggtatttCTCTCCTATTCACCAAAACACCCTCAGTGCGTGAAATGCATGAAATATGAAACACCAGAAACTAAAAAGGGGGAGAAGCCAGGGCGGATGTCCCAGACGCAGGAGTGGGAGCCGCTGCTTGTGTGTTTGGGGTCTGCTCTGATTCTGGAACCTGCTTCTTCCCCTTGGCAATCATGACCCGGACTTGGCGGTATCTGTGATCGTGTGGGTAGGACTCCCTGGCGGGCGTGGGGACGTGAGATGGGAACAGAGCTTTCTGTCCCTGCCACAGGAACATGGCGCTGCTCTGGGGGCTCCTGGTGCTCAGCTGGTCCTGCCTGCAAGGCCCCTGCTCCGTGGTGAGGCTGGGCTGAAGTCAAGGTGGGGTAGGGTGGAGGGGAAGAAGAGGGGTGTTGGCGTGGAGGGAGGGCTTGGCTCCGAGGGGCCCTCCTATCCTCACCCCTTTCTCCACAGTTCTCCCCTGTGAGTGCCATGGAGCCCTTGGGCCGGCAGGTACTGGGGAGTGAGGAGCCTGTGACGGGGGGATGGTCCTGGGGATCTCACCAGTGGCTTGGGCAGGGTGGGGGGGCCTGTGGGAAGGGTCGCTCTCCATCCGCTTGCTCCTTTCTGCAGCTAACTAGCGGGCCGACCCAGGAGCAGGTGCCCCCACTTACCCTCCTCAAGTTGGGCAACCAGGTACAACCAGGTGGGGCTGGGGAAGAGTGGGCGGGGCCAGAGGGAGGGGGGCCCATCggcaggggtgggggggcggggcgCGTGCCGAGGCTGAGGCTCTGGAGTCCAGAggccagaagggagagagggcGGGGAGGACCAAAGATGGGCGCCAGGCCCCAGAACGCCAGTGCCCTCTGTCTGACGCTCCCTCTTCCCTGGGGCTGGGACAAGGCCTTCAACACAGAACCTGGAGCTGACCCCTTGACCTCCCTGACCCCTGATCTGTCCCTGCAGGAGCCTGGTGGCCCGACTGCCCTGAAGAGTTCCCCCGGAGTCTGCAGCAGAGACCCCACCCCAGAGCAGACCCgcaggctggcccaggccatgATGGCCTTCACTGCCGACCTGTTCTCCCTGGTAGCCCAAACATCCACCTGCCCCAACCTCATCCTGTCACCCCTGAGTGTGGCCCTGGCACTGTCTCACCTGGCACTAGGTACCTTGGCACCACTTGTCCAGACCGAGAGAGCTGGGAGGCCAGTGGGAACTCAGTACTCCAGTGGTTCTCCGCGGGCGGTTCCTCCACCAGGGTCACGTGGCTGTttggtaaaaatgcagattcctaggccggggcggtggctcacgcctgtaatcccagcactttgggaggctgaggcgggtggatcacgaggtcaggagttcaagaccagcctggccaacgtggtgaaaccccatctctactaaaaatacaaaaaaattagccgggcgtggtggtgcacacctgtaattccagctactcaggaggctgaggcagagaattgtttgaacctgggagttggaggttacagtgagccgagatggcgccactgcactccagcctgggcaacagagcaagattccgtctcaaacaacaacaaattcagattcctgggcccccACCCGTCCGTCTGTGTGAATCAGATCTCAGGGACTGGGCCGGGGAATCTGCTTATTTACAAGTCctcctggtgatttttttttttttgagacagagtcttgctctgtcgcccaggctagagtgcagtggtgtgatctcggctcactgcaacctctgtctcccgggttcaagcaattttcctgcctcagtctcccaaatagctgggatcacaggcaccagccaccatgcccagctaatttttatatttttagtagagacggggtttcaccatgttggccaggatggtctcgaactcttgatctaaggtgatcaacctgcctcagcctcccaaagtgctgggattacaggcgtgagccaccgcgcccggtccctCCTGGTGATTCTTATGCAAGAGTTTGCTAGCTACACTCTTTCCCACTGTGCtggagggtctcactctgggAAACGGAAGCCCAGAGAGGGAAGGTAACCTGCGGGGGGTGAGGTCACCCAGCCTGTCAGCCACAGGGGTGAGAGTCACGCAGAGCAGATCCGTGGCTGTGGAAGGACGGTGTGTGGTGCCGTGGACGTGCTCGTCACGGGTATCCAGGAGGGACTGGAGTGGGCAGTGGGGGGTGAGAAAGGACCCGCCGCCAGGCCTCAGCCTGTGCGGTGCCCTCCAGGTGCTCAGAACCACACGCTACAGAGGCTGCAACAGGTGCTGCACGCAGGCTCAGGGCCCTgcctcccccatctgctgagccGCCTCTGCCAGAACCTGGGCCCTGGTGCGTTCCGACTGGCTGCCAGGATGTACCTGCAGAAAGGTAGGCGCTGATGGCAGGGAGCTCCCTCAGTCCTGCCCTGGGTGGAGGAGGGTGAGAGTGAGGGGCTGGGCCTCTGGTAGCCAGTAGGAGCGTGTCTGGCTGTGGAGCCTTGAGCCCTGGGAACAGCTTGTGCTCCCTCCGTGCAGGATTTCCCATCAAAGAAGATTTCCTGGAACAATCCCAACGGCTATTTGGGGCAAAGCCCGTGAGACTGACGGGAAAGCAGGAAGATGACCTGGCAAACATCAACCAATGGGTGAAGGAAGCCACGGAGGGGAAGATTCAGGAATTCCTCTCTGAGCTGCCGGAAGACGCCGTGTTGCTTCTCCTCAACGCCATCCACTTCCAGGGTGCGCTCCTCCTCCTCTCAGATCCCCCACCCTGTAGGCTGAGCTGGGATGCgcaggcttttttgtttttttgagacaagtctcgctctgtcgcccagggtggagcgcagtggcatgatcttgtctccctgcaacctctgcctcccaggttgaagcgattctcctggctcagcctcccgagtagctgggactacaggcatccgccaccacgcccggctaatttttgtattttagtagagacagggtttcaccatgttggccaggctggccttgaactcctgacctcaggtgatctgcccacctcggcctcccaaagtgctgggattacaagcatgagccaccgtgcccggccatgcaGGCTTTGTTCTGAAGGTCTCCTTTCTTCCTCAGTCTGGGCCATGAGGCAGGAGGctatctgggtgtggtggggatGGGTGCCCAGGAGCCAGATGAGTTGTTCTAGAGAGAATACCCTGGGAACAAATGGTCTGAAAATATCCaggaggggctgggtgcggtggctcacgcctgtaatcacagcactttgggagggccgaggcgggcagatcacgaggtcaggagatcgagaccatcctggctaacacggtgaaacccccgtctctgctaaaaatacaaaaaaattagccaggcgtggtggcgggcgcctgtagtcccagctactcgggaggctgaggcaggagaatggcgtgaacgctgGAGGCGGTGGAGCtagcagtgagcggagatcgcaccactgcactccagcctgggcgacagagcgagactccatctcaaaaaaaaagatccagGAGGAGTTTCCTAGGAGAATTGCAGGGGTTGGGGAAAACACAAGCCCAGATTTCAAAAATGCTATGGGAAAGAGACCTTAGATCAATTGGATGTCAGCTAGTATTCCCTGGGGTCTTGGCCTCCACTGCTCTCTCATCCTTGAATGGATTCTGGGTGGGATGGGCAACGGGCTGGGGGTGCAGAGCCCAAGCTGGTCCCCGTCGATGTGACCCCTGCCCTCTGTCCCAAGCTGGTCCCCGTCGACATgacccctgccctctgccccaaGCTGGTCCCCGTTGATGTGACCCCTGTCTTCTGCCCCAAGCTGGTCCCCATCAATGTgacccctgccctctgccccaaGCTGGTCCCCGTCGACATgacccctgccctctgccccaaGCTGGTCCCCATCGACGTGACCCCTGCCCTCTCCTGGGTTTCAGGTTTCTGGAGGAACAAGTTTGACCCGAGCCTCACCCAGAGAGACTCCTTCCACCTGGACGAGCAGTTCACGGTGCCCGTGGAAATGATGCAAGCCCGCACGTACCCGCTGCGCTGGTTCTTGCTGGAGCAGCCTGAGATCCAGGTCACCCTTGGTTGTCCAGCAGGCTgggcctgaggctgggaggtggggaagggagcaGACAGGCTGTGGAGCAGGCACAGGGATGGGTGGAGGCTGTGTCGCCTTCCTTGCCTCCATGTCCCCTAGGCAGGCATCTGCAAAAGGTCCCATGGTCCCCCATCCTATCCGGCAGGAGGACTGAGGCTCCAGGCTCTTTGAGGTTCAGTAATTCAGTGAAAATATATTGGGCATTTGCTGTGTTCCAGATACTGTTCTAAACACTAGGGTTTTTGTGGAGCACGAGGGAGGCCAGGTCTCTGCTCTTAGGAAGGAGGATACACAGTGCAACAGTGAATGGACATCAACACAGGAATTCCAGACGGTGGGAAGTGCTGTGGAGGGAAAGCTGAAAAAGAAGATgatgtaggccgggcgcggtggctcacgcctgtaatcccagcactttgggaggcccaggcaggtggatcataaggtcaggagttcaagaccagcctggccaagatttgaaaccctgtttctactaaaaatacaaaattagccaggcgtggaggcaggtgcctataatcccagctactccggaggctgaggcaggagaatcacttgaacccaggaggcaaaggttgcagtgagctgtgattttgaggtcaggagttcgagaccagcctgaccaacatagcaaagccccgtctctattaaaaatacaaaaattagccagccatggtggtgggcgcctgtaatccgatactctggaggctgaggcaggagaatcacttgaacccgggagatggaggctgcagtgggctgagatcgcaccactgcactccagcctgggagacagattgagactccgactcagaaaaaacaaaagctggccttgaactcctgacctcgggtgatctgcctacctcggcctccctaagtgctgggattacaggcatgagccaccaggcctggccttaTTTAGGCATTTTAGAGTGGTAAGGGAGAATTCTGTGAGGAGGGGGCCCTGAATTGAGACTCAGGTGACCATTGTTGATAAGGGTTTATTACAAGGGCCCATGGACTTTGAGGCAGCACAGGGACCACCCCACGGCCATGTAGCCACTCAGGGTCTCTGCAGCCCCCAGCCTGGGAGATTCCACGGGGCGCTCACACAGTGCTCTTTAGAAAGGAGGATCTGATTGGATTGGATTTCTCAGCATCTTGCGTGGAACATTCTGATTGGataaacttcttctttttttttttttttttgagacagagtcttgctctgtcacccaggctggagtgcagtggcttgatctcggctcactgcagcctctgcctcctgggttcaagccactctcctgcctcaacctcttgagtagctggtactacaggcatgcaccaccacgcctggctaattttgttcgtttgtttgtttttgagatggagtttcgctctatcgcccacactggagtgcggtggcgcgatctctgtccactgcaatctccccctccagggttcaagcgattctcctgcctcagcctcctgagtagctgggatgacaggcacccgccaccacgcccggctaatttttgtatttttagtaga containing:
- the SERPINF2 gene encoding alpha-2-antiplasmin, translating into MALLWGLLVLSWSCLQGPCSVFSPVSAMEPLGRQLTSGPTQEQVPPLTLLKLGNQEPGGPTALKSSPGVCSRDPTPEQTRRLAQAMMAFTADLFSLVAQTSTCPNLILSPLSVALALSHLALGAQNHTLQRLQQVLHAGSGPCLPHLLSRLCQNLGPGAFRLAARMYLQKGFPIKEDFLEQSQRLFGAKPVRLTGKQEDDLANINQWVKEATEGKIQEFLSELPEDAVLLLLNAIHFQGFWRNKFDPSLTQRDSFHLDEQFTVPVEMMQARTYPLRWFLLEQPEIQVAHFPFKNNMSFVVLVPTHFEWNVSKVLANLSWDTLHPPLVWERPTKVRLPKLYLKHQMDLVATLSQLGLQELFQAPDLRGISEQSLVVSGVQHQSTLELSEVGVEAAAATSIAMSRMSLSSFSVNRPFLFFIFEDTTGLPLFVGSVRNPNPSAPPELKEQQDSPGNKDFLQSLKGFPRGDKLFGPDLKLAPPLEEDYPQFGSPK